The Maylandia zebra isolate NMK-2024a linkage group LG7, Mzebra_GT3a, whole genome shotgun sequence genome contains a region encoding:
- the LOC101476157 gene encoding uncharacterized protein LOC101476157 isoform X1: MKLNPREALLYGDCLLTVQLDEDEEKEADFYLIFSGSTQRHVSSTLRVSHVTLQAMCPGHNVCEQVLVTLCLARPDGSVDTHSQQTFSFIQSPEEAESLALKHVSQPHRRTAPQAPCSTHTDVQKGTVTVTDTNRPDTRMDVASFWSSCPAVCEHQQPSSLLQLAASHGLKTAPTFLLQQPAGKEALRRTNTQGSAPACLAKSRGKQPLLELFTHYATLPDVQAEAEETLQVYPKGQVFQYHASVGTYTLTFLLQREGDTGTDSRGRCCLPEEVMELRRLMEGHKSTVSSGFHSLEERTQGDDSAAVSQTSCTSGGLCQREEKGWEHQGTAAARTGRNKKNKKRTAKVTRPAAESSGNQSRESARRPRTATGSGTLSPRQRAVATVTNVGGTQETPSPIRPVLGPGVERKCAGRKVVALPTASVVDKQEDQKQEVELLMRKLVSKTGRDTQSVSAEITVESAADGTVAMGQEQSQDSQTEQEEPSPVGTMEKSPSSDPGASPESTHAERKGRRVLWRDGGWTGSIMGPEAAGKTIWYEEENFGQVSSEDSGRTEVNSQSVWYDSGTTGERIPGQLEQGVTQKRNCDASSPQALGLSSPQLLEQALSAAPSQSHAAGNLPALSHGPHAQRREVQREEEVRSDWEKAGVEGDREEASNRETSFSRRICETAGAEEGGEKLATSKKRRRKKRGKRGGGEAKLSSCSSTESQGHTEIQSESQEATDPGIQSQTQTGRTDDCCLPDSEPARKQEADDDAMHLPGHTEIQARSAHGAGGDVTSSDSGFMAEELSHTEHLTAHSTPVTASHTERRKDSSEDETVSSEFGEADVSTVDIKINTSVQLEATQGRDPGELESQMPAIPVQPAPDNADLEALPPNDDLTVTCTATESGIQIELANSKYPKEFVKQSEDTELREEKPGHCVDPTGTPAGLVESVRPTEAAFVPADDRADVAPLHIQEGSTEITAREYLKHCLAPEMLRGQQHTEKMRHDMWVGVEGGVEERSQSGDEDSATEACSMERGRAVKQNYDEDVVAAAVAVVAVAIASAVVSIEVSQHLLDNMSESQVCAGKEAGTSPSLAKGSGAVGLSTTQCSQLAPQLIARADTENQPAAHSHSHLTNHITSIGQVCAHTAEEAPSAEISCITNRDDQANSDLPSCAEALQLPKQPKEEIQKESLHSKVFTYSPPKEEDNKPLPEVMTAKADGESQSHCQNPLTCPEEGDGQQHFQTREIPDQDGGHSVECRDAEWQDRSEDSECCADLSASHSHTPGKESQPQLVIMPHQSGSALPVIPSNPASLASPTPQETTAPVESAELLSSANGNSLTASHPEADGGTNQREAHDCVCVNLEDGVFEGLDTVEKGEVEKLTVEDASHTGAAEQEQRGWDSAHTLQIQRESHVLCPVQPSLEHNAITPCTDIHTDRGTCVSLCLVQGESAVEDGLNVTPELDDGLIHKPEAPQTGVGHMDSQACGAHSSTSNALMQEAVSPSKAALSVDTSGAVSPQSSTLSWMSETEDRGGGGERGGEVEGGGDEEEKKDQLPETPVSSAVLRTSSRSLSPLRRHSWEPGRTNTAAHMELSQSSPPAPSFSSLKTVSGEVKQAKTPLHRRSMSWCPSNLVFPDQEQIDSRSHSLESLEVGTEVVQDQTQCASISDQEVVAAGRSSQVESLDRGSLASLTEEEQEGDSSSIDSQTSLIVSCPAIFHHPTLTKSISMVTVTQRDVQASGFPPSKRRISFSVSISPLLPKTRRFFSIGSSSSDEEEEGGSVNSFCSHSGSLASSISEDEPGPLQSETEGKGGPKIGRRFSYLRNKMSKKVKDKERRGEGKQESKAREKAPLCPPGSTLCQHSGRLLCNKETFSCNNCGVLVSDRSTESPSVCAKNRIKQAAVPEGVPGSSVNTRSKTTSSTSSLSSRSSSSRWSTVTMPNDHLPMLSPRRNRRTFSPHSNLAKSISISNIPSLDDAALKRLKVLSQSTDSLHQGSKVNASTESLTDEGTEITETQLMEFENDIKDLAADSWSGMVDKKFLKSLKKDEVKRQDVIYELYQTEVHHVRTLKIMSEVYHKGLQKELQLDLQTLNKIFPVLDDLLEFHTEFLSLLLERKRNASTERQKSNNFLICSIGDILVKQFSGCSSVRMTKVYGKFCSRHNEAVSLYKELHAKDKRFQAFVKRTMSSSVVRRLSIPECILLVTQRITKYPVLIQRILQHTKESDKEHGLVSDALRLVKELITAVDNKVNQQEKKQRLKEVYSRTDSKSIMRMKSGQMFAKEDLIRGRKLLHDGALQLKNSAGRLKEVHAMLLTDVLVFLQEKDQKYVFASLDQRSTVISLHKLIVREVANEERGLFLITAGTEKPEMVEVLASSKEERNTWMAIIQDAMQCMEKDKDEGLPSETEEDRRHQENRAKEIRELLQRKDEQIISLLEEKIHIFRELGNCSLSPEDANTSVMERMLFRATPDNVTKGEPVINDAVREVEALHALVSGGFGAAACGPGGLTGGAVGPVCLPRRAETFGGFDSHQMNSSKNGEKEEGEESVDLRRTESDSVLKKGATASLQTLLKRNNEQLQRSVTRLHELLISLQAVVIQQDSFIEDQRQALSSQLSTTSSRQSISSSSSCSSLSSSTSSRPSSLIEQEKHRSLERQRQEVASLQKQQAAHQEEKRKREREWELKERALADREERLGEEEEQTRRKCWELTEEMQMLQRSKEEYQRDVEWLREAQRRLERDEEALRRDNQKVDANREQLEELQRYQRTPSTNSDDSLRFHSTGSLDLDLKEIAEQAKEVELSSSAPTKEPFLRIGSKRMSKNFNPFSSKAQGAEKESQLPSRLLQLTKSKEKKEKKKKGKGGKDAQTENKGAVMLDSPNDSDFFI; encoded by the exons CTATGCAACGCTCCCAGATGTTCAAGCGGAAGCTGAGGAGACACTGCAGGTTTACCCCAAAGGTCAAGTGTTTCAGTACCATGCCAGTGTAGGTACCTACACCCTAACCTTCCTCCTCCAGAGGGAGGGGGACACAGGGACAgacagcagggggcgctgctgTTTACCAGAGGAAGTGATGGAGCTGAGGAGGCTGATGGAGGGTCACAAATCCACCGTG agTTCAGGCTTCCACTCGCTGGAGGAGAGAACACAAGGGGACGACTCGGCTGCTGTCAGTCAAACATCCTGTACCAGTGGAGGTCTTTGtcaaagagaggaaaaagggTGGGAACACCAGGGCACAGCAGCTGCCCGCACTGGGaggaacaagaaaaacaaaaagagaaccGCCAAAGTCACAAGACCTGCAGCAGAGTCTTCAGGAAACCAGAGCCGAGAAAGTGCACGGAGGCCTCGCACAGCAACAGGAAGTGGAACTCTCTCACCAAGACAACGAGCAGTGGCGACCGTGACTAATGTCGGAGGAACACAAGAAACTCCATCACCCATAAGGCCAGTATTGGGACCAGGTGTTGAAAGGAAGTGTGCTGGCAGGAAGGTGGTTGCCTTGCCTACGGCCAGTGTCGTAGATAAACAGGAAgaccagaaacaggaagtggagcTGCTGATGCGTAAGCTGGTGTCAAAGACAGGAAGAGACACACAAAGTGTCAGCGCAGAAATCACAGTGGAATCAGCTGCAGATGGGACAG TGGCCATGGGTCAGGAGCAGTCCCAGGACAGTCAGACAGAGCAAGAGGAGCCAAGCCCAGTCGGCACTATGGAGAAAAGTCCTTCATCTGACCCGGGAGCCAGCCCCGAGTCCACACATGCTGAAAGGAAAGGCAGGAGAGTGCTATGGCGGGATGGAGGCTGGACCGGAAGCATAATGGGACCAGAAGCAGCCGGAAAAACCATCTGGTATGAGGAAGAAAACTTCGGACAAGTTTCCAGTGAAGATTCCGGGAGAACAGAAGTGAACTCGCAGTCAGTCTGGTACGACAGTGGCACCACGGGTGAGAGAATCCCCGGACAACTGGAGCAAGGAGTGACACAGAAGAGAAACTGCGATGCGAGCTCACCTCAAGCTTTAGGTCTTAGTTCTCCACAGCTGTTAGAGCAGGCTCTGTCTGCAGCTCCTAGTCAGTCACATGCTGCTGGAAACCTGCCAGCGCTGTCACATGGGCCACACGCACAAAGACGGGAAGTGCAGCGAGAGGAGGAAGTTAGGTCAGACTGGGAGAAGGCAGGAGTGGAAGGAGACAGAGAAGAGGCCAGTAACAGAGAGACAAGTTTCAGCAGAAGGATTTGTGAAACAGCAGGCGCTGAAGAGGGAGGAGAAAAACTAGCAACGAGCAAAAAACGCAGGAGAAAGAAGAGGGGGAAGAGAGGAGGTGGAGAAGCCAAACTTAGCTCCTGCTCTAGTACAGAATCTCAGGGTCACACAGAGATTCAGTCAGAAAGCCAAGAAGCAACAGACCCCGGCATCCAGTCACAGACGCAGACTGGGAGGACAGACGATTGCTGCCTCCCTGATTCTGAGCCGGCCCGGAAGCAGGAAGCCGATGACGATGCCATGCACCTACCCGGCCACACGGAGATCCAGGCCCGCAGCGCTCATGGAGCTGGCGGTGATGTTACAAGCTCAGACTCTGGTTTCATGGCTGAAGAGCTCAGTCACACTGAGCATCTGACAGCACACTCCACTCCAGTTACAGcttcacacacagaaagaagaaaggacTCATCGGAGGATGAGACCGTGAGCTCAGAATTCGGTGAAGCAGACGTCAGTACGGTGGAcataaagataaatacaagtgtGCAGCTGGAGGCAACACAAGGACGTGACCCTGGAGAGCTGGAATCACAGATGCCTGCCATTCCTGTCCAGCCAGCACCGGATAATGCTGATCTTGAGGCTCTGCCACCAAACGATGATCTGACCGTTACTTGTACAGCCACAGAGTCTGGGATCCAGATCGAGTTAGCAAACTCCAAGTATCCAAAGGAATTTGTTAAACAGTCGGAGGATACAGAGCTCAGGGAGGAAAAGCCAGGACACTGTGTGGATCCCACAGGAACACCAGCAGgacttgttgaatctgtgcgtCCCACAGAAGCTGCTTTTGTACCAGCTGACGATAGAGCGGATGTTGCTCCCCTTCACATTCAGGAAGGAAGCACTGAGATCACTGCAAGGGAATATTTAAAGCATTGTTTGGCCCCTGAGATGCTGAGAGGTCAGCAGCACACGGAGAAAATGAGACATGACATGTGGGTGGGCGTAGAGGGAGGAGTTGAGGAAAGAAGCCAGAGTGGCGACGAGGACAGTGCCACAGAGGCGTGCTCCATGGAGCGAGGGCGAGCGGTGAAGCAGAACTATGATGAAgatgtggttgctgctgcagtaGCTGTTGTAGCAGTAGCAATAGCATCAGCAGTGGTTAGCATAGAAGTTAGCCAACATTTATTAGACAATATGTCAGAGAGTCAAGTGTGTGCTGGCAAAGAAGCAGGAACCAGTCCATCATTAGCTAAGGGGAGCGGTGCAGTCGGCCTCAGCACGACTCAGTGCTCACAGCTGGCTCCACAGCTGATCGCCAGAGCTGACACAGAAAACCAGCCTGCAGCACACTCTCACTCTCACCTCACTAACCACATCACATCTATAGGACAAGTGTGTGCTCACACAGCAGAGGAAGCACCTTCTGCAGAGATATCTTGTATAACTAACAGAGACGATCAGGCTAACAGTGACCTACCTTCATGTGCTGAAGCTCTTCAGTTACCAAAACAGCCCAAAGAGGAAATTCAAAAAGAAAGTCTGCACAGCAAAGTCTTTACATACTCACCACCTAAAGAAGAAGATAACAAACCTTTGCCAGAGGTGATGACAGCTAAGGCAGACGGAGAGAGCCAGTCCCACTGTCAGAATCCACTGACCTGTCCTGAAGAGGGAGATGGACAGCAGCACTTTCAAACAAGAGAGATCCCCGATCAAGACGGCGGTCACTCTGTGGAGTGCAGAGATGCTGAGTGGCAGGATAGATCAGAAGATAGTGAGTGCTGTGCAGACCTGTCAGcctcacactctcacactccAGGAAAGGAGAGCCAGCCACAGCTGGTTATAATGCCACATCAGAGTGGTTCAGCACTTCCTGTTATCCCCAGTAACCCAGCTTCCCTAGCTAGTCCCACTCCACAGGAAACTACTGCTCCTGTGGAATCAGCTGAACTTCTGTCATCAGCAAATGGCAATAGTCTTACTGCAAGCCATCCTGAAGCTGACGGTGGCACAAACCAAAGAGAAGCTCatgactgtgtctgtgtgaaccTTGAGGATGGTGTATTTGAAGGTCTGGATACGGTGGAGAAAGGAGAAGTGGAGAAGCTCACAGTGGAGGATGCATCCCACACAG GAGCAGCAGAGCAGGAGCAGAGAGGCTGGGACAGCGCACACACTCTGCAG aTCCAGAGAGAAAGCCATGTGCTCTGTCCTGTACAGCCCAGTCTTGAACACAACGCAATAACACCATGTACAG ATATTCACACAGACCGAGGAacgtgtgtgtcactgtgtttgGTGCAGGGAGAGTCGGCGGTGGAAGATGGCCTGAACGTCACTCCTGAGCTGGATGATGGTCTAATTCacaag CCTGAGGCTCCTCAGACTGGTGTTGGGCACATGGACAGCCAGGCCTGTGGCGCCCACTCCTCCACTAGTAATGCACTGATGCAAGAAGCTGTCAGTCCCAGCAAAGCAGCTTTGTCAGTGGACACATCTGGCGCTGTGTCCCCTCAGAGCTCCACACTGTCCTGGATGTCAGAAACGGAGGACAGAG gaggaggaggagaaagaggaggagaggtaGAGGGAGGAGGCgatgaagaagagaaaaaagaccAGCTTCCAGAAACTCCAGTGTCATCAGCCGTCTTGCGCACATCCAGTCGCTCCTTGTCTCCGTTGCGTCGCCATAGCTGGGAGCCGGGCAGGACCAACACAGCCGCACACATGGAGCTCTCACAGAGCAG TCCGCCTGCCCCTTCCTTCAGCTCACTGAAGACCGTTTCAGGAGAGGTGAAACAAGCCAAGACCCCTCTCCACAGAAGAAG TATGAGCTGGTGTCCATCCAACCTGGTTTTTCCTGATCAGGAGCAAATAGACAGCAGAAG CCACAGTCTAGAAAGTCTAGAAGTGGGCACAGAAGTGGTGCAGGACCAGACACAGTGTGCCAGCATCAGTGATCAGGAGGTGGTGGCTGCAGGCAGGAGTTCACAGGTGGAGAGCCTGGACAGGGGGTCTCTGGCCTCCCTAACCGAGGAGGAGCAGGAAGGAGACAGCAGCAGCATTGATAGCCAG ACATCATTGATTGTCAGCTGTCCTGCCATCTTTCATCATCCAACTCTCACCAAATCCATCTCCATGGTCACCGTCACTCAGCGGGACGTACAGG CGAGTGGGTTTCCTCCATCAAAGCGACGAATCAGCTTCTCTGTCAGTATCTCTCCGCTCCTCCCAAAAACTAGACGCTTCTTTTCCATTGGCTCTTCCTCCagtgatgaggaggaggagggaggga GTGTGAACTCATTCTGCAGTCACTCTGGGTCACTGGCATCCAG TATTTCAGAGGATGAGCCAGGTCCCCTGCAGAGCGAAACTGAGGGAAAAGGAGGGCCTAAAATTGGTCGGAGATTCAGCTACCTCCGCAACAAGATGAGCAAGAAAGTCAAG GACaaggagaggaggggggagggTAAGCAAGAGAGCAAAGCACGAGAAAAGGCCCCCCTGTGCCCCCCCGGCTCCACGCTGTGTCAGCACAGCGGCAGACTCCTGTGCAATAAGGAAACGTTCTCCTGCAACA ACTGTGGGGTCCTCGTCAGTGACAGATCCACGGAGAGCCCGTCTGTCTGTGCAAAGAACAGAATAAAG CAAGCGGCGGTGCCAGAAGGCGTTCCTGGGTCGTCTGTTAACACGAGGAGTAAAA CTACATCTTCTACATCATCGCTGTCGTCAAGGTCCTCATCGTCACGTTGGTCAACAGTAACAATGCCCAACGACCACCTTCCTATGCTGTCTCCGAGAAGAAACCGCAGAACCTTCAGCCCTCACAGCAACCTGGCTAAGAGCATCTCCATTAGCAACATACCATC GTTAGACGATGCTGCACTCAAGCGCCTCAAAGTGCTGTCCCAGTCCACCGACTCTCTCCATCAGGGGAGCAAAGTCAACGCTTCAACTGAGTCTCTCACTGATGAAG gtactGAGATCACTGAGACCCAGCTGATGGAGTTTGAAAATGACATTAAAGATCTGGCAGCTGATTCTTGGAGCGGCATGGTGGATAAGAAGTTCTTGAAGTCCCTGAAGAAAGATGAAGTGAAGAGACAAGATGTCATTTATG AGCTGTACCAGACGGAGGTTCACCATGTGAGGACTCTGAAGATTATGTCGGAAGTGTATCACAAAGGCCTTCAGAAGGAGCTGCAGCTTGATCTTCAAACTCTGAACAAG ATTTTCCCTGTTTTGGACGATCTCTTGGAGTTCCACACAGAATTCCTCTCATTGCTcctggagagaaaaagaaatgcatcaACCGAGAGACAGAAAAGCAACAACTTCCTCATCTGCAGCATTGGAGACATCTTAGTTAAACAG ttttcaggctGCAGCTCTGTCCGCATGACAAAAGTTTATGGCAAGTTTTGCAGTCGCCACAACGAAGCCGTCAGTCTGTACAAAGAACTGCACGCCAAAGATAAACGCTTCCAGGCTTTCGTCAAG AGAACAATGAGCAGCAGTGTTGTGCGGCGGCTCAGCATCCCAGAGTGTATTTTGTTGGTGACTCAGAGGATCACCAAATATCCTGTTCTGATCCAGAGGATCCTTCAGCACACCAAAG AGTCAGATAAGGAGCACGGCTTGGTTTCTGACGCGCTGCGCCTTGTGAAGGAGCTGATTACGGCTGTGGATAATAAAGTCAACCAGCAGGAGAAGAAACAGCGCCTGAAGGAGGTGTACAG TCGCACTGACAGTAAGTCCATCATGAGGATGAAGAGTGGTCAGATGTTCGCTAAAGAGGACCTGATCAGAGGGAGGAAGCTGCTGCACGATGGAGCGCTGCAGCTGAAAAACTCTGCAGGAAGACTCAAAG AAGTCCACGCCATGCTCCTGACAGATGTGCTGGTCTTTCTTCAGGAAAAAGACCAGAAATATGTATTTGCCTCATTG GACCAGCGCTCCACGGTCATCTCCTTACACAAACTCATTGTAAGAGAAGTGGCAAATGAGGAGCGAG GTCTGTTTCTGATCACAGCTGGCACAGAAAAGCCAGAAATGGTGGAGGTGTTGGCCAGCAGCAAGGAGGAGCGCAACACATGGATGGCCATTATACAGGACGCTATGCAGTGCAT GGAGAAAGATAAGGATGAGGGACTCCCAAGTGAGACGGAAGAAGACCGGAGACACCAGGAGAACAGAGCAAAGGAGATCCGCG AGCTTCTGCAGAGGAAGGATGAGCAGATTATCAGTCTATTGGAGGAGAAGATACACATCTTTAGAGAGCTGGGTAACTGCAGTCTGTCTCCAGAGGATGCTAACACATCGGTCATGGAGCGGATGTTGTTCAGAGCCACACCTGATAACGTCACCAAAGGAGAGCCGGTCATAAATGATGCTGTGAGAGAAG TGGAGGCCCTGCATGCTTTGGTCAGCGGAGGTTTTGGTGCAGCGGCCTGCGGTCCAGGCGGCCTGACAGGGGGCGCCGTGGGACCAGTCTGCCTGCCCAGACGAGCGGAGACGTTTGGAGGCTTCGACAGTCATCAGATGAACAGCAGCAAGA ATGGAGAAAAGGAAGAGGGCGAGGAGTCAGTGGACCTCCGCAGGACTGAGTCCGACAGCGTGCTGAAGAAG GGAGCCACTGCCAGCCTGCAGACCCTGCTAAAGAGAAACAATGAA CAGCTCCAGCGCAGTGTGACACGTCTCCATGAGCTGCTCATTTCCCTGCAG GCTGTGGTCATCCAGCAGGACTCATTTATTGAGGACCAGAGGCAAGCCCTGAGCAGCCaactcagcaccacctcctcCAGACAGTccatctcttcctcctcctcctgctcctcgcTCTCATCCTCAACTAGCTCGCGCCCCTCCTCCCTCATTGAGCAAGAGAAGCACAGGAGTTTGGAGAGGCAGCGGCAGGAGGTGGCCAGCCTGCAG AAACAGCAGGCTGCACAtcaggaagaaaagaggaaacgagagagagagtgggagctgaaagagagagCTCTGGCAGATCGGGAGGAGAGGCtgggggaggaagaggagcagacgAGGCGGAAATGTTGGGAGCTGACAGAAGAGATGCAGATGTTACAGAGGAGCAAAGAAGAGTACCAGAGAGACGTGGAGTGGCTGAGGGAGGCGCAGAGGAGGCTGGAGAGAGACGAGGAGGCTCTGAGGAGAGACAATCAGAAGGTGGACGCAAATAGagagcag TTGGAGGAGCTTCAGAGGTACCAGCGCACTCCCTCCACAAACTCAGACGACTCCTTAAGGTTCCACAGCACCGGGTCCCTGGATCTGGATTTAAAAGAAATAGCAGAACAAGCCAAAGAG GTGGAGCTCTCATCCTCCGCCCCAACCAAAGAACCTTTCCTCCGCATTGGATCCAAGAGGATGAGCAAAAACTTCAACCCCTTCTCCTCTAAGGCTCAGGGAGCAGAGAAGGAGTCCCAGCTCCCCTCCAGACTACTTCAACTGACCAAATCCAAagagaagaaggagaaaaagaagaaaggaaaaggaGGGAAGGACGCGCAGACAG AAAACAAAGGTGCAGTGATGTTAGATTCTCCAAACGACAGTGACTTCTTCATCTGA